One part of the Saprospiraceae bacterium genome encodes these proteins:
- a CDS encoding virulence RhuM family protein: MADKNQNNDIIFYTTPTGNVKIEVVFNNETFWLTQKAMAELFGVKVPAISKHLTNIFETNELEENSVISILETTATDGKNYKTSYYSLDAIIAVGYRVNSINATQFRIWATKTLREFIIKGFVLDDERLKQGKRFGKDYFDELLERIREIRASERRFYLKITDIYEQCSIDYNKEAEITQKFFKTVQNKLHWAITGKTAAELIAQRADASKPNMGLTTWKNAPTGKVLKGDIGTAKNYMQEKEIKELERIVTMYLDFAELQAERQIPMKMADWVTRLDAFLQFNEYQILKDAGKVSHEVAMKLVEKEYAKFRVIQDQNFVSDFENEIKKITKPTKSDKKKK, from the coding sequence ATGGCAGATAAAAATCAAAATAACGACATCATATTTTACACCACCCCAACGGGTAATGTGAAAATAGAAGTAGTTTTTAACAACGAAACCTTTTGGCTTACGCAAAAGGCAATGGCAGAATTATTTGGGGTAAAAGTGCCAGCTATTAGCAAGCACTTAACCAATATTTTTGAAACCAACGAGTTAGAGGAAAATTCAGTTATTTCCATTTTGGAAACAACTGCCACCGATGGCAAAAACTATAAAACTTCCTATTACAGCTTAGATGCCATTATAGCCGTAGGCTACCGGGTAAATTCAATCAATGCCACCCAGTTCCGTATTTGGGCTACCAAAACCCTTAGAGAGTTCATTATCAAAGGCTTTGTGTTAGACGATGAACGCCTCAAACAAGGCAAACGCTTTGGCAAAGATTACTTTGATGAACTCTTAGAACGTATCAGGGAAATAAGAGCCAGTGAAAGACGCTTTTACCTCAAAATTACCGACATATACGAGCAATGCAGCATTGACTACAATAAAGAGGCAGAAATAACACAGAAGTTCTTTAAAACGGTTCAAAACAAATTGCATTGGGCTATTACAGGCAAAACAGCAGCCGAACTAATAGCACAGAGAGCCGATGCCAGTAAACCCAATATGGGTTTAACCACTTGGAAAAATGCACCTACTGGCAAAGTATTAAAAGGTGATATAGGCACAGCAAAAAACTATATGCAGGAAAAAGAAATCAAAGAGTTGGAACGTATCGTTACAATGTATTTGGATTTTGCAGAACTGCAAGCTGAAAGACAAATACCAATGAAGATGGCAGACTGGGTAACAAGATTAGATGCTTTCTTACAATTCAACGAATATCAAATACTGAAGGATGCAGGGAAAGTAAGCCACGAAGTAGCAATGAAATTGGTAGAAAAAGAGTATGCAAAATTTAGGGTAATACAAGACCAAAACTTTGTAAGCGATTTTGAAAACGAAATAAAAAAAATAACTAAACCCACCAAATCTGATAAAAAGAAAAAGTAA